A stretch of DNA from Pirellulales bacterium:
AGCAAGGATCTCTCCAGACTCAAAGATGCTCAGTCGCCCAGGCCTGCCAGATCGCACAGTGCTGCGTGGGCAACGGGCTGGGGGCAGCTCCAGACCAGGAAGAATAGCGCCTCGCGGCACCAGCGACCGGCCGGATGCCCTATGACATAGCCGGTTCCCTTGGCTGCGGTGAGCGCGGATTGCGTGGCCCGCAAGGCCAGACTATTCGCGCGAAAGCGCAGGTCTTGGCTGGTGCAGGACGTGTCGCCAGCGGCCAACGAGCAAAGATCTCGCGTGGCCTCGTCCGCATCGTGGCGCAATGCGGCCGTTGGCTTACGCAGATCTTCGCGCGCTATAGACTCGGCTTCCAGGTAACCGATCGCGCTGCGCGCCAACCCGATGGCCAGGGTTGATGTTTGCAATCCGCCGGTATTGCCACCGATGCCGCGCGCCATGACGTTTTCGGTCGGCCCGGCCAGCAGCCATTCATGCGCGACGGCCACCTGGCGGAATTGGATCGCGCCGGTGTGACTGGCCGAGAGTCCCACCAATCGGGCCGGCTCGTCGGCCGAGACGCCCGGTGAGTTCGTGGGCACGACAGCCAGAATCTGCCGGCCATCCTCCAACGTGGCGCCCGTTACGATTGTGTTAGCATGGGCGCCGCCGGTGACCCAGGGACTAAACCCATCGAGCAGGAAGCCATCGGCGGTTTCGACGGCTGCCAGCACCGGCCGCGCCAGATGCCGGCGACTGGTCGTGAGATGCGAGATGCCGACCGTGGAAAACGTCTCGCCCGATACGAGCGGCGGCAGCAGTTCTGCCTTGCGGGGGCTGTCGCCGTCGGCGATGCGCTGGCAGGCGCCGGTGCGCTGCGTGAGGATGAAAGCCGTCGTCAGGCAGGCTTCGCTGAGACGCAAATAGCCGCGAATCAGATCGGCGTCGTTCCACTCGAGCCCGCCCCACGCCTTGGGCAAAAACCAACGGTAGACGCCGTACTCGCCGAGCAACCGGAGTTGTTCGGCCGGCCAATGGCCGGTCACATCGAGCTGGTCGGTTCGCGCCGCTAGCTCGCGGCACAAGTCGTCGAACTGCGGATCATCGGGAGCAGTAATCATGACAGCAGGGAACCTATTGTTTTTCTGATTTTTCCCGCACCGGCGTTGTCGTGGCGCGCGGTAGATGGGATCGGCTGCGGCGTACGCCGGAGTATAGTCGCCTCAGGAACGCAGCGATCGCGTGGGGGCCCGGTTTCTGGCTGGCAATGGGGTCGCTTGGGCAATTGTAAATTGATACAATCAGGGACTTTGTGTGTGGGCATGCCGCAGGAAATGGCCTGTTAGTTGAAGGATCAATATCCGATGAGCCGGACGGAAATCGCGCCCAGCAAATCCCTGGAAGGTCTGTCCAAGGGAGGAGTCGACTTCGAATCCATCTACGACAAGTTGTTGGCCATGGCCAACAACTTGTGGTGGAGCTGGCACCCAGAGGTCGTGGAATTATACCGTGACCTCGACCCGATCCGCTGGCGTCAATTGGACCACAATCCGATTGCGCTGCTGGGGGAGTTTACGCCCGAGCGACTCGAGTCGCGAGCCAGCGAACTGGTGCTGCACAGCCGCATCAATCAGGCGTTTCGCCGCCTCAAAGAATATCTCGCCACCCAGAACGATTGGGCCATGACCCATACCGGCGTACTGGGGGCCAAGCCGGTGGCGTACTTCTCTGCCGAGTTCGGCATTCACGAATCGGTGCCGATCTATTCTGGCGGCCTGGGTGTACTGTCGGGCGATCACGTCAAAAGCGCGAGCGACCTGAGTGTGCCCTTCGTGGCCGTCGGGCTGTTCTATGACCAGGGCTATTTCAAGCAGCACCTGGACATCAATGGCTACCAGGTCGAGGAATACATCGACACCAAGGTCGAGAATCTGCCGATGCGGCCGGCCGTGGACATACATGGCAAGCCGATCATGGTTTCGATCGATACGCGGGCCGGACAGTTATTGGCCAAAGTCTGGTTGATGCACGTCGGCCGCGTGAAATTGTATCTGCTGGATTGCGACGTTGACGGGAACCGCCCCGAGGATCGCGAGCTGACCAGCCGCCTGTACGGCGGCGATCATCGTACGCGCATTCGCCAAGAGCTGGTGCTGGGCGTGGGGGGCGTACGTGCCTTGCACGCGCTGGGCATAACCCCGGGCGTCTATCATCTCAACGAAGGTCACAGTTCGTTTGCGTCGTTGGAAGTCATTCGCGCGATGATGGAAAACGACGGGCTCAGCTTCGATGAGGCGCTGCGCGACGTGGCCCAGCACACGGTGTTTACGACACATACCCCGGTGCCGGCCGGACACGATCGTTTCGACGGCGGCCTGATTGAAGAGCATCTCGGTCCCTTGCGCGATCGATTGGGCATCTCTTTCCAACAATTGATGGGCCTCGGGCGCGTCGAGCCGCAAAACGAGGGCGAAACCTTCTGCATGACGGTGCTGGCGCTCAAGCTCTCGCGGCGTGCCAACGCAGTCAGTGCGCTGCACGGCCACGTCTCGCGCCGCATGTGGGCCCACCTCTGGCCGTGGCGCGTCGAGGAAGAGATTCCGATCGGCCACATCACCAACGGTGTTCACGTGCGCAGCTGGCTGGCCTGGCAGATGCAACAGCTGTATGACCGCAAGTTCGCCGTCAATTGGTTCCTGCGAATGGGCGAACCCGAGGTCTGGCAGGACATTCACAAGGTCGATCCGGGCGAGCTGTGGGAAATTCACCACACGCTGAAGAATCTGCTGTTGTCGTTCGTGCGTCGCCGCGTCAGCCGGCAGCGCCGCCGGCGCGGTGAGACCGACGAATCGATCGAGGCAGCACGTAACATGCTCGATCCGAACATACTCACGATCGGTTTCGCACGGCGGTTCGCCACCTACAAGCGGGCCGATTTGATTTTGACCGATTTCGACCGCTTCTGTGATCTGATTTCGGATCCAGAGCGGCCCATTCAGATCGTCTTCGCGGGCAAGGCGCATCCGGCCGACGAGCCCGGCAAGCAGTTGATCAAAAAGATCTCGAACCTGCGTCATGACGAGCGCTTCGCGTCGCGCGTGGCGTTCATCGAAGATTACGATATCAACGTCTGCCGGCACCTGGTGCAGGGCGTGGACGTGTGGCTGAACAACCCACGCCGGCCGCTCGAGGCGTCCGGAACCAGCGGGCAGAAGGCCGTGCTCAACGGCGGCTTGAACCTGTCGGTGCTGGATGGCTGGTGGGCCGAAGCGTACGACGGCTCGAACGGTTTTGCCATCGGCAAGGGGACGAGCCACGCGTCGGACGAAATCAACGATCGCCGCGATGCCGATGATCTGTACCGCGTGCTGGAAGAAGAAGTGATACCGCTGTATTACGACCGCGACGTTGACGGTCTACCCCGCCTGTGGGTGCGGCGGATGATGAACTCCATTGGCTCGCTTGCCTGGCGATTCAGCGCGCACCGCATGGTAATGGACTACGTCCGCCGCTCGTATCTGCCCGCCGCCGGCGGCGTAAGCTGCGAGATGAGTGTCCGTTAACCGCGATTTTTTCTAGCCGCGTCCGATTTTTAACGGACGCGGCTTCGTTTTCTGTTGGGAGGCAATGCTGATGTCGATTTCGGAATTCATGGATCATAACTTTCGGCACTTCAACGCGCGGGAAACCGTCGATGCGTCACGTGCCTGGAAGAAGCATCTCGAAGCGGGCGGCAAGATGCTGCTGGCCATGGCCGGCGCCATGAGTACGGCCGAACTGGGCGTCTCGCTAGCCAAGATGATTCGCGCCGGTAAGATCCACGCCATTTCCTGCACGGCCGCCAACTTCGAGGAAGACATCTTCAACGTCGTCGCCCACAGCGACTATCGCATGGTGCCGCACTACCGTGACCTGTCGCCGGACGACGAAGTGCAGTTGCGCGACGAGGGCTTTAACCGCGTCACCGACACCTGCATTCCGGAAACCGTGATTCGCCATATCGAGGGAAAGCTGCTCGAATATTGGTGCGAGGCCGGCGAGAAAAACGAATCGTACTTTCCGCACGAGTACTTCTTTCGCCTGATCCGCGACGGCGTGCTGGAAAAAGTGCGGCAAGTTCCCAAAGAGCACTCCTGGGTATGGGCTGCCTACGACATGAAGATCCCGGTCTACACGCCGGGCTACGAGGACTCGACGCTGGGGAATATCTTCGCGGCCCGCGTCCTCGAGGGGAAAGTCAAAAGTCACAACGTCATCAAAAGCGGCACGGCCCAGATGGAGCACCTGGTGCGGTGGTATCTGGAGACGGTGAAGACTTCGGAAATTGGCTTCTTCCAGATTGGCGGCGGCATTGCCGGCGACTTTGCGATCTGCGCGGTGCCGCTGATCATCCAGGACCTGGAAAAAGACGTCAGCCTGTGGAGCTACTTCTGCCAGATTTCCGACTCGACGACCTCGTTTGGCTCGTACTCAGGCGCCGTGCCGAACGAAAAGATCACCTGGTGGAAGCTGGACCGCGATGCACCGAAGTTCATGATCAACTCCGACGCCTCGATCGTGGCCCCACTGATGTTCTCGTACGTCCTGGGAGAATAATCGGGCAGTGGCGGCCTTTCGCCGGCCAATCTGGGCATCTCAGGCTGGAATTCGGTCTTTCGGGTGTGGTACGATGAGGCCCGGTCGGGATCGTGCGCACGGGGCATTAACGTGCCGATGGTCCTGCCGCCCCGCCTTATAACCGCTTTACCAGGACCAGCCATGTTTCGTGTCCTTGGATCACCACGCAAGCTCTGTGATGGCGTCTCGCGACGCGATCTGCTGCGTGTCGGTGGTCTGGGGCTGGCAGGCTTGGCGCTGCCGGACCTGTTGCGATTGCAGAACGCGTCGGCTTCCGGCGACAAAGCGCAGCCCACCGCATTCGGCAATGCCAAGAGCGTCATCCTGCTGCACTTGTACGGCGCACCCAGCCAGATCGAGTTCGTTGATCCGAAGCCCAAGGCGCCGGTCGAGATTCGCGGCGAGCTGGGCTCGATTGCATCGAGCCTGCCGGGCTGTGACGTTTGCGAGCTATTGCCGAACTTTGCCAGGGTGATGGATCGCACGACGGTGCTCCGCTCAGTGACGCACCCCTATCCGTTGCACGGAGTGGCCTATGCGTTGACCGGCGTTCCGGCGATCGACGCCCCGATGGAACTAAGTCCGCGCGATCCGCGCCACTGGCCGTTTTTTGGCTCGGTGGTGGATTACGTCGAATCGCGCCGCGCGCTAGCGGCTGCGGGAGATGCTCGTCCGGCGCGGCGCGTGCCGAACAATATTGCGCTGCCGTTCCGCTTTAGCAGTCATCGCGTGGGAGAAGTGCCGCGCGCCGGTCCGTATGCCGCGTTCTTGGGAGGCGAATACGATCCAATCTGGACGGATTTCGTCGGCCAGGGGACCAAGGCCTTAACCAAAACGCTGCAGCAGCAGAAGTTCGAGGACAATGATCCTTACATCGAGCTCACGGCGGATAGCCACTTCGTAGTGCCGTCGGCCACGGCCTTGGCCGCTGAGATCACGTTGGATCGGCTCGATCGGCGGCGGACATTGCTCACGCAGTTGGATCAAGCGCGGGCGGATCTGGCCACCAGTGGCGGCGGCCGGCAATTCGATCGTTACCGCCAGATGACCTACTCGCTGTTAGAGTCGGACGATTTGCGGGGCGCGCTCGATGTTCGCACCGAGCCCGAAGCCACCCGCGATATGTACGGCCGCACGCTGTTTGGCCAGGCATGCCTGGGCGCCCGGCGATTGGTCGAGGCGGGCAGCCGCATGGTGACGGTATTTTGGGACGAATATGGGCTGGCCGGCAGCGGCTGGGACACGCATTGGAACCATTATCCGCGGATGCGGCAGGAGCTTTGCCCGGGCCTGGATCGAGCCTGGTATGGCCTGATTAGCGACTTGGACAGGAGGGGTCTGCTCGATGAAACGCTGGTGGTTTGTACCAGCGAGCATGGTCGCACGCCCCACATTGCCAATGTCGAAGGAGGTGGCCGTGACCATTGGTCGCGCGTTTATTCGGCCTTGATGGCCGGCGGCGGCGTGGCGCGCGGGCGCGTCGTGGGTGCCTCGGACAAGCATGGCGGCGATGTGGCCGATCATCCGATCAGCCCCAAGGACATGCTGGCCACGATGTATCATCTGTTGGGTATCGATCACTCGATGATCGTTCACGATACCCAAGGTCGACCGCTTCCGCTGGTCGATGGCGAAGTAATCACGGCCGCATTGGCCTGAATCAGCGCTTCGGCAAAAAAAGTTTTTCTTCTTCGCGGCGAAGTTCTGCGACTGTCTTCTCGATCATGATGCGCGCTGGCGCGAGCGCGATTACCGCGAACTTTTTTTCCGGCGCGACTGCGCACTTGCGCTGCGCATGAAGTGAGCGTAAGTGAAAAACAGCTAATTTGCCGGGGTTTTTCGCAGTCACGACGGTGCGCATCTCAATCGCGCGCGTGCGCCATCGACAAGAACATTGCCAGCGCGCTGGTGCGCGCGCGATACGATTCACACGTCGCGCAACGCGCGAAGGACGCAGCGAATGAAGGCGCGCGACAGTGCGATTAGCGCGGTTTTGGCAAAAATGGTGTTGCACTATTCCACGTCAACCCGTAAAAATGCGTGCATGTGGCAGCAGTGCCTGCTGCCAGTCAATGTAAGCAGGCATCTGCCACGCAGAGTTTTTGATTCGAGGTGAGCTGCGGTCGGAAGAGGATCACTAGGAAGATCCAGGGCACGGCTCACCAGCACCCTATGTTAGGAGGACGTAAAAGTGGCTAAGAAGAAAGCTGCCAAGAAGGGCACGAAGAAGAAGGCCGCCAAGAAGAAGACCGCCAAGAAGAAGTAGGTGGTCCGCGGCCGTGATCGAATAGGTCGTGGCTGCGTCCAAAGCGTAAAGCAACAACGGTGACGAGCCGCCCGCCCCTAAAAGGTGGGCGGCTCTATTTATTGATAGGCGCCGCTTGTTACGCCGTGCATGCCCGCCGGGACCGGATTCTGGCCAGACAGGACCAAGCCGTACGTCCTTGTCGGTAAGGACTTTGCGAGATGCGGAAGCGTCGCTCGATGTGCTACAGGGGCCATCGCCGGGATTTCAGTATTTTCCCGTCTCGGCCGCTCGCAGGCTGGCCCGCATCATGATCTTGCCGGCCTCGAGAAAAGCTACGAAGCGCTCGTCCTTCGTCAGGCCGTGATGGTAGCGATAGTAAATCTGCTGCGCGATCACGGCCGTCTTGAAGAGCGCGTACACGTAATAGAAAACCATGCCTGACATGTCGCGCCCCGTTTTCTCGGCATAGCGGGCCACGAGTTCTTGCCGTGTCAAAGTGCCGGGCACTGTGGTGGGGGCCCAGCGGATGAGCTGCATCTCGGGGGGATCGTCGGCATTGATCCAATAGCAGATCGCCGTGCCCAGGTCCGACAACGGATCGCCGAGCGTACACATCTCCCAATCGAGCACGCCGATAATGCGCGTAATGTCGTCGGCCGAAACGATCGTGTTGTCGTACTTGTAGTCGTTGTGAATCAAGGACGCCGAGGTTTCAGCCGGGATATGTTCGGTCATCCAGCGGCTAATCGGCTCGACTTCGGCGATATCGTGCGTTTGCGAGCCGTAATAACGCTTGATCCAGCCCTCGACCTGACGTTGCATGTAGCCGTGCGGCTTGCCAAGATCGCCCAGACCGATGCCCTCGTAATCCAGGGCGTGTAGCGCGGCCAGGGTGTCGACGAATGATTCCCCCAAGTGACGCGCGACGGCAGGGGAGAAATCGAGGCCCGGCGGAGGATCGCGACGAATGATCACGCCGCGGATGCGTTTCATCAGGTAGAACGGCGCGCCAAGAACGGCATCGTCTTCGCAATACAGTACCGGTTCTGGCGCCGGGGCGAATACCTTGTACAGTTTCGACAGGACGCGATATTCGCGCCCCATGTCATGGGCGCTCTTCACCTTGCTGCCGAACGGGGGGCGCCGCAAAACCATGTCCAGCTCGCCCAACCGCACGGAGTAGGTCAGGTTCGAATGGCCGGCGGGAAACTGCTCGATGGCCAGCGCGCCTGCCACGCCTGGCAAGTGCTCTCGCAAGTAGGCTTCCAATCGCGCGGCGTCCAATTCCTCGCCGGAACGCATGGCTCGGGTTTTGTCCAAAAACTCGCTCACCTGACGAACTCCCGTTACGCTTGTATGGTCTGGGGCAATTGACGCCGCGGCCGCCGGCCAATTTTCCGCCCGGCCACTCTCAGCGGGCGATTACGAGATCTTCAATCCATAGCGGGACAGGACCCGCTTGGCGACCACCATCTTGTGGACTTCGTCGGCGCCGTCATAGATCCTGGCGCCACGCTCGTTGCGGAGGAACGTCGATAGGGGCGTGTCGCTGGTGATGCCCAGGGCCCCGTGAACCTGGATCGCGCGATCGATGACCTTGAGCAGCACGTCGGCGGCGAAGAACTTGATGCACGAGATCTCTTCCCGTGCCTGGTTCATGCCCTGGTTGTCGATCTTCCAGGCGGCTTCGAGCACCATCAGGCGCGCGGCGTTGATCTCGGCGCGGCTGTCGGCGATCCATTGCTGGATAATCTGTTGCGATCCTAGCGGCTTGCCCGGTGCAAGCTCGCGGCTGGCAGCGCGGCGACACATCAGGTCGAACGATCGCTCGCAGATGCCGATCCAGCGCATGCAGTGATGAATGCGGCCTGGGCCCAGACGTTCTTGGGCGATGGCGAAGCCTGCCCCTTCTTCGCCCAACAAATAGGTTTGCGGCACCCGGCAATTCTCGTAGGTAACTTCGGCGTGGCTATCGTAGTCGTCGCCAGCGTGTCCCATCAGCGGGATGTTGCGGACGAACTTGAATCCCGGCGTGTTCAAGGGGACGATGATCTGGCTGGCCCGCTTGTGCGGAGGGGCCTCGGGATTGGTCACCGCCATGACGATGGCGAACGATGCCCCGTCGTACGAAGACGTAAACCACTTGCGGCCGTTGATGACGTAATCGCTGCCTTGCTTGACCGCGGTGGTGTCCATCCACACGGGATTCGAACCGGGACGATCAGGCTCGGTCATGGAAAAGCAACTGCGGATTTCTCCTTCGACCAGCGGACGGAACCAGGTCTTCTTCTGCATCTCGCTGCCGAACTGCATGAGGATTTCCATATTCCCCGCGTCGGGCGCCTGGCAATTGAAACAGTAATGCCCGAGCGTGCTTCCGCCCAGCACTTCGCTGACCTGCCCATGCTCGAGCAGCGACAGCCCCATGCCCCCTTCCTCGCGCGGAATTTGCGGACACCAGAGGCCCAGTTGGCGGACTTTGGCCCGCTTCTCGCGCAGCTTGGGGACCAGAGCCTTGAAGCCGTGTTCGCGCGCCTCGGGCTCGAGCGGGTAAAGCTCTTCCTCTACGAACGCGCGCATGCGCGCGAGGATGTCCTGCATCTTGGGCGAAGTCGAGAAGTCCATACGCGTCCCCCGTGGATCAGAATTGGGCTCAGTGGTGGTTTTTCGTTCGGTGCCGCGCCCTCGCGGGGGCGGGTTTCTACAATCGTCGCATTTCCCACGACGCTGTAAAGCAGTTTCATGGCCTTTAGCGGTAGGTGAGATGCTCTGCATCGTCCAAATGCGGAAACGCGTTGTAGCTGCTAAGCGTAAAGCGCTCGCCGGAGTAGAGAAACTCGCTGAATGCCGCGTTGCGCACCATCCAGGCTAGCTGCAGGGTAGTGCGGTGCGAAGTGTCCAAGGCTCGCTGCATGCACACGCCCACCGGTCCGCCGGAGGTGAACAAGGCAACCTGCCGGCGCGTGCCCGGCAGCGCCACGATATGGTCGAGCGCCTGCTGTACGCGCTGGCAGAACGTGGTCCAGGATTCCACCTCGGGCAAATCCAGCTCACCGTGAGCCCAGCGATCGATGACGACTTCGTATAGCTTTTGAAAGGTGCGTATTTTTTCCGCCCGGTCGCCGGCACGCTGCACGGCTGCGTGCAGTTGTGCGATGTGCTCGTGCTGGGCGACGAGACCGGGCAGGGCCTGCTTGAGCACGGCTTCGGCCTGATATTCGTCGAGCCCTGGCAGCAGCACCGCCGCAGGCCATGGCAGACCGGCCTCTTGATAGGCCTGGCCGACCAGACGGGCCGTGTCGGCGTGTCGTCGGCAGGGGCCGACAAAGACCGCGTCGAAAACGACATTGCGGCGCGTCCAGTATTGACCCAGCAGGCGTGACTGCGTTTCGCCAATCAGGGAAAGCCGATCGTAGTCTTCGGCAAAGAACGATGCCTGCCCATGCCGCACGACATACAGGTTGCTCATGCGTCACCGCATGTCCGCAGCGCCGACAGCCGCACGAGCAAATCACCAAACCCGCGCAGGGACAATGCCGTGCGAAATAACGTCGCGCCAGGCAACGTCGATCGTCGCACTGGCAGGTTATTGTGTCCTGCAGCGTGAGACATTACGTCATTCGGCATTCGTCATTCCCTAGATCGTGTGACCGCCGTCGACGACGTAAACACCGCCGGTGCAATACGAGGCCGCGTCGCCGGCCAGGAAAATGGCCAATGGTGCGATTTCCTCGGGCTGCGCCATGCGCTCGAGCGGCAACTGCTCGACGAATTTTTGCAGATTACGCGGATCCTCCCAAAGCGCCTTGCTGAACTTGGTCTGCACCAGGCCAGGGCAGATCGCGTTGACGCGAATCTTCGCCGCGCCCCACTCGGCTGCCAGAACCTTGGTCAGGCTAATCAGCGCCGACTTGCTGACGCTATAGATGCCCAACATTGGCTCAGGGCTGATGCCGCCAATGCTGCTGATGTTGATGACCGAGCCGCCGCCGCGTTCGGCCATGATCGGAAACGCGCGCTTGCCCAGTTCCAGCGGTCCCTTGACGTTTACGGCCATAATCTTGTCGAAGACGCCCTCGTCGGCCGTCACGATGGGTCCGAAGACGGGATTGGCCGCGGCGTTGTTGACGATGATATCCACGCCGCCGAATCGCGAGACCGTCTTGTCTACCAGGGCGTGCAGATCACTGATGCTGCCGGCATGTGCGGCCAGCGCGTCGGCCTCGCCGCCGGCCGCCTGAATGCCCTTGGCCACCGCGTCGACGGCCTCCTGCTTACGGCTGCTGACCATCACTTTGGCGCCGAACTCGGCCAGGCCGCGGGCGATCGACTCGCCGATGCCTTTGCTGGCGCCGGTGACGATGGCAACCTTGCCAGTGAGGTTGAAACGTGCTCGAATCGAATCCGACATGGTACATCCCCTCGTATTTCGCCCTGGGCGGTCCGCGTTGCCGTGTCCAAAGAGAGCAGACTAACATCCGCTAACCACGTGAGCAACGAGCGCCAACGAGCGACCATTTGTAGGAACTGCTTCGGTCGGGCGGCTCGTCGCGGCGCTGCGGCATTTCGCAGCGCGGCAACGTTTTAGACACACTGCACGCTCAGTAATTTGCGCGATTGGGCCCGCCAATCGCCACACACCAGAAAGGGCGGTTCGCATGCCCGCGACAAGCTCCGTCCGCAATGTGGCGATCCTAGTGTTTGACGATGTCGAGGTGCTGGATTTCTGCGGCCCCTTCGAAGTGTTCTCAGTGACGGGGCGCAATGAGGATCCCCCTCCATTTCACGTTTACACAGTCGCCGAAAAGTCCGGCACGATCACGGCCCGCAATGGCCTGCGGGTGGTGCCGCATTTTTCGTTGGCCGAGTGTCCGCCGCCTAGCCTGCTGGTGGTGCCGGGAGGCCAAGGAACGCGGCGTGAAATGCACAATGCACCGCTGTTGGCTTGGATTGCGGAACGCGCCACAGCAACCGAGCTGACGTTGTCGGTGTGTACTGGCGCGCTGATCCTGGCCAAGGCGGCGTTGCTCGAGGGACTAGAAGCCACGACCCATCACGGCGCCATCGAACTGTTGCGCGAGACCGCGCCCCGTACCAAGGTCGATCCGCGACGGCGCGTGGTCGATAACGGTCGCATCATCTTGTCGGCCGGAGTGGCTGCGGGCATCGACATGTCGCTGTACGTCGTGGCCAGGTTGTTGGGCCAGGAAAAGGCCGAAGAGACAGCCCGCTACATTGAATATCCGTGGCCTCGTCCAGGCTGGGAGACAACGGGATAGCGGGCGACGGGACAGTTCGCGACGGGACGGCGCGCCCGCGTATCATGGTCCAAGGGACCACTCTGAAAAACAGTTCTGGCCTGAAATGCAGTTAGGCACAACGGCGCCGGCCCATCGACCTGACTTGAACGCGCACCATGTGCGTTGGGCGCAAGCCTGGTTGAGCTCATCGACTCACCCTGGCTGCCCGTCACTACGGTTTGGGGGCCGCAGGTTTTGTGGCCTGAGGTTTGGCGACGGGTGGTTTGCTCGCTGCAGGTTTTGCAGCAGGGGACTTCACGGTAACCGGCGCGGCGTCGTCGGCTGCTGCGTCGGGCGCGTCCGCCGGTGCGGCTTTGCGGGGCGCTCGTGCAGCCGGTTTCTTCGAGAGTCGGTCGTACAGCTTTTGCGCTTCGGCCCGGTAGGCGAACGGCGCGTCGCTCTTCAGCGCGATGTCGAGCATCGGTTTCGCCGTTTCGCCGCGATTGCGGTCATCGGCAAAAGTGGCGAAGAAGTAGATGGCGTCGGGAGTCAGTGGTTGCCCGCTGCTGGCGATGGAATTGAACAAACGTTCTGCATCATCCATGCGTCCCAGGCGATAATAGATCCAACCCAGAATCGCCGCGGATTCGGCATCGCGTGATTGTCTGAGCGTGGCGTCGGCCAGCGTCATGGCACGCTTGCGCTCGTCTTCGCCGATTTCGACCAGTGC
This window harbors:
- a CDS encoding acyl-CoA dehydrogenase family protein gives rise to the protein MITAPDDPQFDDLCRELAARTDQLDVTGHWPAEQLRLLGEYGVYRWFLPKAWGGLEWNDADLIRGYLRLSEACLTTAFILTQRTGACQRIADGDSPRKAELLPPLVSGETFSTVGISHLTTSRRHLARPVLAAVETADGFLLDGFSPWVTGGAHANTIVTGATLEDGRQILAVVPTNSPGVSADEPARLVGLSASHTGAIQFRQVAVAHEWLLAGPTENVMARGIGGNTGGLQTSTLAIGLARSAIGYLEAESIAREDLRKPTAALRHDADEATRDLCSLAAGDTSCTSQDLRFRANSLALRATQSALTAAKGTGYVIGHPAGRWCREALFFLVWSCPQPVAHAALCDLAGLGD
- the glgP gene encoding alpha-glucan family phosphorylase, producing MSRTEIAPSKSLEGLSKGGVDFESIYDKLLAMANNLWWSWHPEVVELYRDLDPIRWRQLDHNPIALLGEFTPERLESRASELVLHSRINQAFRRLKEYLATQNDWAMTHTGVLGAKPVAYFSAEFGIHESVPIYSGGLGVLSGDHVKSASDLSVPFVAVGLFYDQGYFKQHLDINGYQVEEYIDTKVENLPMRPAVDIHGKPIMVSIDTRAGQLLAKVWLMHVGRVKLYLLDCDVDGNRPEDRELTSRLYGGDHRTRIRQELVLGVGGVRALHALGITPGVYHLNEGHSSFASLEVIRAMMENDGLSFDEALRDVAQHTVFTTHTPVPAGHDRFDGGLIEEHLGPLRDRLGISFQQLMGLGRVEPQNEGETFCMTVLALKLSRRANAVSALHGHVSRRMWAHLWPWRVEEEIPIGHITNGVHVRSWLAWQMQQLYDRKFAVNWFLRMGEPEVWQDIHKVDPGELWEIHHTLKNLLLSFVRRRVSRQRRRRGETDESIEAARNMLDPNILTIGFARRFATYKRADLILTDFDRFCDLISDPERPIQIVFAGKAHPADEPGKQLIKKISNLRHDERFASRVAFIEDYDINVCRHLVQGVDVWLNNPRRPLEASGTSGQKAVLNGGLNLSVLDGWWAEAYDGSNGFAIGKGTSHASDEINDRRDADDLYRVLEEEVIPLYYDRDVDGLPRLWVRRMMNSIGSLAWRFSAHRMVMDYVRRSYLPAAGGVSCEMSVR
- a CDS encoding deoxyhypusine synthase family protein, with the translated sequence MSISEFMDHNFRHFNARETVDASRAWKKHLEAGGKMLLAMAGAMSTAELGVSLAKMIRAGKIHAISCTAANFEEDIFNVVAHSDYRMVPHYRDLSPDDEVQLRDEGFNRVTDTCIPETVIRHIEGKLLEYWCEAGEKNESYFPHEYFFRLIRDGVLEKVRQVPKEHSWVWAAYDMKIPVYTPGYEDSTLGNIFAARVLEGKVKSHNVIKSGTAQMEHLVRWYLETVKTSEIGFFQIGGGIAGDFAICAVPLIIQDLEKDVSLWSYFCQISDSTTSFGSYSGAVPNEKITWWKLDRDAPKFMINSDASIVAPLMFSYVLGE
- a CDS encoding DUF1501 domain-containing protein, translating into MFRVLGSPRKLCDGVSRRDLLRVGGLGLAGLALPDLLRLQNASASGDKAQPTAFGNAKSVILLHLYGAPSQIEFVDPKPKAPVEIRGELGSIASSLPGCDVCELLPNFARVMDRTTVLRSVTHPYPLHGVAYALTGVPAIDAPMELSPRDPRHWPFFGSVVDYVESRRALAAAGDARPARRVPNNIALPFRFSSHRVGEVPRAGPYAAFLGGEYDPIWTDFVGQGTKALTKTLQQQKFEDNDPYIELTADSHFVVPSATALAAEITLDRLDRRRTLLTQLDQARADLATSGGGRQFDRYRQMTYSLLESDDLRGALDVRTEPEATRDMYGRTLFGQACLGARRLVEAGSRMVTVFWDEYGLAGSGWDTHWNHYPRMRQELCPGLDRAWYGLISDLDRRGLLDETLVVCTSEHGRTPHIANVEGGGRDHWSRVYSALMAGGGVARGRVVGASDKHGGDVADHPISPKDMLATMYHLLGIDHSMIVHDTQGRPLPLVDGEVITAALA
- a CDS encoding phosphotransferase family protein, which translates into the protein MSEFLDKTRAMRSGEELDAARLEAYLREHLPGVAGALAIEQFPAGHSNLTYSVRLGELDMVLRRPPFGSKVKSAHDMGREYRVLSKLYKVFAPAPEPVLYCEDDAVLGAPFYLMKRIRGVIIRRDPPPGLDFSPAVARHLGESFVDTLAALHALDYEGIGLGDLGKPHGYMQRQVEGWIKRYYGSQTHDIAEVEPISRWMTEHIPAETSASLIHNDYKYDNTIVSADDITRIIGVLDWEMCTLGDPLSDLGTAICYWINADDPPEMQLIRWAPTTVPGTLTRQELVARYAEKTGRDMSGMVFYYVYALFKTAVIAQQIYYRYHHGLTKDERFVAFLEAGKIMMRASLRAAETGKY
- a CDS encoding acyl-CoA dehydrogenase family protein, giving the protein MDFSTSPKMQDILARMRAFVEEELYPLEPEAREHGFKALVPKLREKRAKVRQLGLWCPQIPREEGGMGLSLLEHGQVSEVLGGSTLGHYCFNCQAPDAGNMEILMQFGSEMQKKTWFRPLVEGEIRSCFSMTEPDRPGSNPVWMDTTAVKQGSDYVINGRKWFTSSYDGASFAIVMAVTNPEAPPHKRASQIIVPLNTPGFKFVRNIPLMGHAGDDYDSHAEVTYENCRVPQTYLLGEEGAGFAIAQERLGPGRIHHCMRWIGICERSFDLMCRRAASRELAPGKPLGSQQIIQQWIADSRAEINAARLMVLEAAWKIDNQGMNQAREEISCIKFFAADVLLKVIDRAIQVHGALGITSDTPLSTFLRNERGARIYDGADEVHKMVVAKRVLSRYGLKIS